A window of the Mesotoga prima MesG1.Ag.4.2 genome harbors these coding sequences:
- the aspC gene encoding aspartate aminotransferase, which produces MDLSCFVSSVTPSATLEFNKKALELSKAGENVVKFTAGEPDFPTPRPIVEAAITALNEGKTKYTNASGIDELRKAIATKMLKENGLSYTPDEIVVSNGGKQAIYNVLKALLNVDDEVIIISPAWVSYEAQILLCGGHPVVVPSELDKGFVPEISKIAEVISARTRAIIINSPNNPTGAIYPEHFLRDLAVLSKERDILVISDEVYEKLVYDAEHFSIASIDGMKERTAVINAFSKTYAMTGWRIGYSATSLRLAKAISKIQSHLTSNVNTITQYAALKAFEVDTSSMVKEFRARRDFVFSRLKKIGLRFHKPAGAFYYFIDIRPFLGGRFKNSNDFAIALLEEEKVGMVPGSAFSYEGFIRMSFSSSLEELDEGLNRLENYLRKL; this is translated from the coding sequence ATGGATCTGTCGTGCTTTGTCTCTTCCGTAACACCATCGGCCACTCTAGAGTTCAATAAGAAGGCCCTTGAGCTTTCTAAGGCGGGAGAGAACGTTGTCAAATTCACTGCCGGTGAGCCAGATTTTCCTACTCCACGCCCCATAGTTGAGGCGGCCATTACTGCTCTCAACGAGGGAAAAACTAAATACACCAATGCTTCGGGCATAGATGAATTAAGAAAAGCAATCGCTACAAAGATGCTGAAGGAGAACGGCTTAAGCTACACTCCTGATGAAATTGTTGTGTCAAACGGTGGAAAGCAAGCAATCTATAATGTACTTAAGGCCTTGCTGAACGTGGATGACGAAGTGATAATTATCTCGCCTGCCTGGGTGAGCTACGAGGCGCAGATTCTGCTCTGCGGTGGCCATCCGGTGGTTGTTCCATCTGAGCTTGATAAAGGCTTTGTCCCAGAGATTTCGAAGATTGCAGAGGTTATAAGCGCGAGGACACGAGCCATAATAATCAATTCTCCAAACAACCCAACAGGAGCCATATATCCTGAACATTTCCTTCGAGATCTTGCGGTCTTAAGCAAGGAGCGCGACATTCTTGTTATCTCGGATGAGGTTTATGAAAAGCTGGTATATGATGCTGAACATTTTTCCATTGCTTCGATTGATGGGATGAAGGAAAGGACGGCGGTAATAAATGCCTTCTCCAAAACCTATGCCATGACGGGTTGGAGGATAGGTTATTCGGCAACTTCACTCAGATTGGCCAAGGCTATCTCCAAGATTCAAAGTCATCTGACATCCAATGTCAATACTATCACTCAATACGCAGCACTGAAGGCATTTGAAGTTGATACTTCTTCAATGGTTAAAGAGTTTCGAGCCAGGAGGGACTTCGTGTTCTCAAGGCTGAAAAAAATCGGTCTGAGATTTCACAAACCGGCGGGCGCTTTCTACTATTTCATTGATATAAGACCATTTCTCGGCGGGAGGTTCAAGAATTCAAACGATTTTGCGATCGCCCTCCTTGAAGAAGAAAAAGTGGGAATGGTTCCTGGAAGCGCATTCAGCTATGAAGGGTTCATAAGAATGTCGTTCTCCAGTTCTTTGGAGGAACTCGACGAAGGACTTAACAGACTGGAAAACTATCTCAGAAAACTTTAA
- a CDS encoding HD domain-containing protein produces the protein MFQGYVKLLELATNLFTMYRWNNTPTLLRTNEAENAFISAQYCLLMSEMAILKGFEIDQKELFQRLVLKELPKCLLSDISVDTKVLIKSLSPDKWNDVFEKTVEEIIEYLPDERHDAFYLSMVHSKDNSVEGKIIQTGDLLSAKLEAGLHARSFPEFFERPLKDLEARIKDFEEFDPYRLITGNNWLSRYTNALMVLLRAIRWNRLNRNVPTTVAAHSFYVTIIAYILSCIEEEQGNSVNPVESVKRALLHDIPESMTGDIITPTKKKVPGFEEVIAQVEEQMVTENLLDGMPDELIKELKFRMLDPFESVEGKIVWAADQFAATVECLMEIRSGNTQYAFRDAMNRMLDDLSRSDLQSVQFLTKSFRWSLDWTGR, from the coding sequence GTGTTTCAAGGATATGTGAAACTTCTGGAACTGGCAACGAATCTCTTCACAATGTACAGGTGGAACAACACACCGACTCTTCTAAGAACCAACGAGGCCGAAAACGCCTTCATTTCTGCCCAGTACTGCCTGCTAATGTCTGAAATGGCAATTTTGAAAGGTTTCGAAATCGACCAAAAGGAGCTCTTCCAGAGACTCGTCTTAAAAGAACTGCCTAAATGCTTGCTTTCAGACATCTCGGTCGATACTAAAGTTCTAATAAAATCCCTTTCACCAGACAAGTGGAACGATGTCTTTGAAAAGACAGTTGAAGAGATTATTGAATACTTGCCTGATGAGAGACACGATGCCTTCTATCTTTCAATGGTGCACTCCAAGGATAATTCGGTCGAAGGAAAGATTATCCAGACTGGAGATCTTCTATCGGCCAAACTGGAAGCCGGTCTTCATGCCAGAAGCTTTCCGGAGTTCTTTGAAAGACCTCTGAAGGACCTTGAGGCCAGGATCAAAGATTTCGAGGAATTCGATCCATATCGTCTGATAACGGGCAACAACTGGCTTAGCCGATACACAAACGCCTTAATGGTTCTTTTGAGAGCCATTCGCTGGAACAGGCTCAACAGGAATGTCCCAACCACTGTCGCCGCTCATTCTTTCTACGTAACAATAATCGCATATATACTCTCATGTATTGAGGAAGAACAAGGAAACAGCGTAAACCCTGTTGAATCTGTCAAACGCGCTCTGCTTCATGACATTCCCGAAAGCATGACTGGTGATATAATCACGCCGACGAAAAAGAAGGTTCCAGGCTTCGAGGAAGTGATTGCTCAGGTTGAAGAACAGATGGTTACCGAGAACCTCCTAGACGGAATGCCAGATGAACTTATCAAAGAGCTAAAATTCAGAATGCTGGATCCCTTTGAATCAGTGGAAGGCAAAATTGTTTGGGCTGCCGATCAATTTGCCGCAACAGTTGAGTGTCTCATGGAAATACGCTCCGGTAATACACAGTATGCCTTCAGAGATGCAATGAATAGAATGCTAGATGATCTCTCAAGATCCGATCTTCAAAGCGTTCAGTTCTTGACTAAATCCTTCAGATGGAGCCTTGACTGGACAGGTCGCTAA
- a CDS encoding ACT domain-containing protein, which yields MNIEKWINRTYPVFEESSTLEDVFSIKALAGLTNIISVDKEGRLSGTARLDEIDDFDLSKKLSEIVVEPVFYCRDSDFIEDAALMLIESHDYVLPVVNDDFVVVGAIGVFEILEGLMEFTAMDRPGARISIILEDKPGALREVVDFLAEKEVNILSIITSTAESKEFKRVVIRTDESDISLIADILGEKGISFESISEEEGFSV from the coding sequence ATGAATATTGAGAAGTGGATTAACAGAACCTACCCAGTTTTCGAGGAAAGTTCAACTCTTGAGGATGTCTTCAGTATCAAAGCATTAGCAGGACTCACAAATATAATCTCCGTTGATAAAGAAGGAAGACTGTCTGGGACTGCAAGATTGGATGAGATCGATGACTTTGATCTTTCGAAAAAACTCTCTGAAATTGTTGTTGAGCCTGTTTTTTACTGCCGTGACTCCGATTTCATAGAAGATGCCGCGCTAATGCTTATTGAGAGTCATGACTATGTTCTTCCAGTAGTCAATGACGATTTTGTCGTCGTAGGGGCAATTGGTGTTTTCGAAATTTTGGAAGGTTTAATGGAATTTACTGCTATGGACAGACCCGGTGCCAGAATCTCGATAATTCTCGAGGACAAGCCAGGTGCTCTGAGAGAGGTAGTAGATTTTCTTGCAGAAAAGGAGGTTAACATTCTCTCTATTATCACTTCGACCGCAGAAAGTAAGGAATTCAAGCGAGTTGTAATAAGAACAGATGAGTCAGACATAAGCTTGATCGCTGACATTCTTGGGGAAAAGGGGATCTCTTTTGAAAGTATAAGCGAAGAGGAGGGTTTCAGTGTCTGA
- a CDS encoding undecaprenyl-diphosphate phosphatase: MSETLSYLILGAIQGATEFLPVSSSGHLTIFSSFLKVPLDSESKAAFFAVLHLATFFAVLLFTFKDVWGILTGLSKPEKRKISFRFIVLLLVATIPAVLVGFLLEDEIKSLFSDVAFASIMLFATAAALFISDRLKGERKILDLSVAGALSIGIFQAAAIAPGLSRSGLTIFGALVIGMIRSDAVRFSFLLSLPVTFGAGILELSKVSLPISTVLLSCLLAFSTGIVGLWLLKKLVLKRRLRFFGFYCIIIGIVGLIFRGVM; this comes from the coding sequence GTGTCTGAAACACTAAGCTATCTAATTCTAGGCGCAATACAAGGTGCTACGGAATTTCTTCCCGTTTCGTCGTCTGGTCATCTAACAATCTTCTCCAGTTTTCTCAAAGTTCCTCTCGATTCTGAATCAAAAGCAGCATTTTTTGCGGTGCTTCATCTGGCAACTTTCTTTGCCGTTTTGTTGTTCACATTTAAAGATGTATGGGGAATACTCACAGGTCTATCTAAACCTGAAAAGAGGAAAATCTCATTCAGATTCATTGTGCTGCTTCTTGTTGCAACTATTCCTGCAGTTCTAGTTGGTTTCCTGCTAGAGGATGAAATCAAATCTCTCTTCTCTGATGTGGCATTTGCTTCGATAATGCTTTTTGCTACAGCGGCTGCTTTATTCATTTCGGATAGATTGAAGGGTGAACGTAAAATCCTTGATCTTTCAGTTGCAGGTGCGCTTTCAATAGGCATTTTCCAGGCGGCAGCAATAGCTCCTGGACTATCAAGAAGTGGCTTGACGATATTCGGGGCATTAGTTATAGGAATGATCAGAAGTGATGCAGTTAGATTCTCCTTTCTTTTGAGTCTTCCAGTTACCTTTGGTGCCGGTATTTTGGAACTCTCCAAAGTAAGTCTTCCTATATCAACCGTCCTTTTGTCATGTCTTCTTGCCTTTTCAACTGGTATTGTTGGGCTTTGGCTCCTCAAGAAACTTGTTCTGAAGCGACGTCTGAGATTCTTTGGCTTTTACTGTATAATTATAGGGATTGTAGGTCTGATTTTTCGAGGAGTGATGTGA
- a CDS encoding MBL fold metallo-hydrolase, whose amino-acid sequence MDLNLLFPGSLVYVPGMMDAPTSSCVLLVEDYKKILIDPGGFASMKVLEDGLTSLGLSPDDITDILLTHFHLDHAFSSVFFSKATIHLHESFSTRDYSSFGPIIGSVYSKIIDSWKSIETFSGGERILGAIDVLSSPYHSRDHVSFFLQTENHGRVFICGDVCARQIHYHEMRKGMRSDPAAAFVLKHFERADAVIFSHDLPLFKR is encoded by the coding sequence TTGGATTTGAATCTCCTCTTTCCCGGCTCTTTAGTGTACGTGCCGGGAATGATGGATGCACCCACAAGTAGCTGTGTTTTGCTTGTGGAGGATTACAAGAAAATTCTCATCGATCCGGGTGGGTTCGCTTCGATGAAAGTATTAGAAGACGGATTAACTTCTCTGGGTCTCTCCCCAGACGATATAACCGATATATTGCTCACTCATTTTCATCTTGATCATGCTTTCAGCAGTGTTTTTTTCTCTAAGGCGACGATACATTTACATGAAAGCTTCTCCACCAGAGATTACAGTTCATTTGGTCCAATAATTGGATCTGTGTATAGTAAGATCATTGACTCCTGGAAATCTATCGAGACCTTCTCGGGTGGCGAAAGGATTTTGGGAGCAATAGATGTTCTCAGTTCGCCATATCATTCAAGAGATCATGTGTCCTTCTTTCTCCAAACGGAAAATCATGGAAGGGTTTTCATTTGTGGAGACGTCTGCGCAAGACAGATACATTATCACGAAATGCGAAAAGGAATGAGATCAGATCCAGCCGCTGCTTTCGTCTTGAAACACTTTGAGAGAGCAGATGCTGTTATTTTCTCTCATGACCTCCCGCTGTTCAAGAGGTGA